A window from Sus scrofa isolate TJ Tabasco breed Duroc chromosome 2, Sscrofa11.1, whole genome shotgun sequence encodes these proteins:
- the LOC100518655 gene encoding olfactory receptor 14C36-like — protein sequence MSNSTMVTEFLLMSFADTWKLRVLYSMLFLFIYLATLLGNLLIVTATTLDQKLNTPMYFFLRNLSILDMCYITVTVPNACVYFLTGNRTISVAACATQVFLVIYFAYVEILFLTIMAQDRYVAICQPLHYTITMNRKVCIQMTLVSLLSGLVYSGVHTSKTFQLTFCRSNVIHQFFCDIPSLLRISCSDTSSNFILVLLSAIVVCGICFVFITVSYINIFRAMLKFSIREQRKAFSTCVPHIFVLTVFLSSIISVYLRPSVTSETIKDMILSAFYTMVPPFLNPIIYSFRNTQVKEAGRRVIFLKFYSGR from the coding sequence ATGAGCAATTCTACCATGGTGACTGAGTTTCTCCTCATGAGCTTTGCTGATACATGGAAGTTAAGGGTCCTGTACTCCATGTTGTTCCTTTTCATATACTTGGCTACCTTGTTAGGGAATCTTCTCATTGTCACTGCCACCACACTTGACCAGAAACTtaacacacccatgtacttcttcctcagaaATCTGTCTATCTTAGATATGTGCTACATTACTGTCACTGTGCCCAATGCCTGTGTCTATTTTCTCACTGGTAACAGAACCATTTCTGTGGCTGCTTGTGCCACCCAGGTATTCTTGGTCATTTACTTTGCCTATGTGGAGATTCTGTTCCTCACCATTATGGCTCaagaccgctatgtggccatctgccagcCGCTCCATTACACAATTACTATGAACAGAAAAGTCTGTATCCAAATGACACTTGtctccctgctcagtgggcttgTGTATTCAGGTGTGCACACAAGTAAAACATTCCAGCTGACCTTCTGTCGGTCCAATGTGATCCATCAGTTCTTCTGTGATATCCCCTCTCTGCTGAGGATCTCCTGCTCTGACACCTCCAGTAACTTCATTTTAGTTCTTCTATCTGCCATTGTGGTTTGTGGGATCTGCTTTGTCTTTATTACTGTgtcatatattaacatatttagaGCTATGCTAAAATTTTCAATTAGGGAGCAAAGAAAAGCCTTTTCTACCTGTGTCCCTCACATCTTTGTGTTGACCGTCTTTCTCAGTTCCATCATCTCCGTGTACCTGAGGCCATCAGTAACATCAGAAACTATTAAGGACATGattctttctgcattttataCCATGGTTCCTCCATTTTTAAATCCTATCATCTACAGTTTTAGAAACACACAGGTAAAGGAAGCTGGAAGgagagtaatatttttaaagttttattctggAAGATAA